The following coding sequences lie in one Anguilla rostrata isolate EN2019 chromosome 8, ASM1855537v3, whole genome shotgun sequence genomic window:
- the LOC135261130 gene encoding CMP-N-acetylneuraminate-beta-galactosamide-alpha-2,3-sialyltransferase 2-like isoform X2 codes for MHFLFRKNIVNCLQLAVVILACGYWIVTCLFFTAKECPVQKEKQRNEHCACNHCLSQPNISEWFDSRFNKMVHPLLSKKNVNLPADTLKFWNSLQPYYVPPPFQVVMKKVFQFFPGREQYMDRGPSRCRTCAVVGNSNNLLGSSYGPQIDDHDFVMRMNEARTVGYEKDVGNRTTHHFMYPESAIDLENNTSLVLVPFKMRDFEWLISVVTDGSIKSTYRRVPARIKLNKKKVLFYNPAFLKYVQDQWTKTSRCPSTGMLVLLFAVHICDEVSVYGYGADRKGLWKHYWEKVEGSTHLYKHSGNTEYHILEMLHEAGKIKLSKGNILKTS; via the exons atgcatttcctttttaGAAAGAATATTGTCAATTGTTTGCAATTGGCTGTTGTTATTTTGGCTTGTGGCTATTGGATAGtcacatgtttgtttttcactgcCAAAGAATGCCCtgttcagaaagaaaaacaacgtAATGAACACTGTGCTTGCAACCACTGCTTGTCACAACCAAACATCTCAGAGTGGTTTGATAGTCGTTTTAATAAAATGGTCCATCCCTTGTTATCCAAGAAAAATGTCAACCTTCCTGCTGACACTCTGAAGTTTTGGAAC AGTCTACAACCATACTATGTCCCTCCTCCATTCCAAGTGGTAATGAAGAAGGTGTTTCAGTTCTTCCCTGGAAGAGAACAGTACATGGACCGTGGCCCCTCTCGCTGCCGAACCTGTGCTGTCGTTGGGAACTCCAACAACCTCTTGGGCTCTTCTTATGGGCCTCAGATAGATGACCATGACTTTGTGATGAG GATGAATGAAGCAAGAACAGTTGGTTATGAAAAAGATGTTGGAAACAGGACAACGCATCACTTCATGTACCCTGAGAGCGCCATCGACCTGGAGAACAACACCAGTTTGGTGCTCGTACCGTTCAAAATGAGAGACTTTGAGTGGCTTATCAGTGTGGTAACTGATGGATCTATCAAGTC CACCTATCGTCGTGTACCTGCGAGGATTAAGTTGAACAAGAAAAAG GTCTTGTTTTACAATCCAGCTTTTCTGAAGTACGTTCAGGATCAGTGGACCAAAACTTCACGGTGCCCCTCAACAGGCATGCTTGTGCTCCTGTTTGCTGTCCACATCTGTGATGAA GTCAGTGTTTATGGATATGGTGCAGACAGAAAAGGACTGTGGAAACACTACTGGGAGAAAGTGGAAGGCTCCACGCACCTGTATAAACACAGCGGGAACACAGAATATCACATCTTAGAGATGCTCCATGAAGCTGGGAAAATCAAGCTTAGCAAAGGGAATATTCTGAAAACAAG TTAA
- the LOC135261130 gene encoding CMP-N-acetylneuraminate-beta-galactosamide-alpha-2,3-sialyltransferase 2-like isoform X1, producing MHFLFRKNIVNCLQLAVVILACGYWIVTCLFFTAKECPVQKEKQRNEHCACNHCLSQPNISEWFDSRFNKMVHPLLSKKNVNLPADTLKFWNSLQPYYVPPPFQVVMKKVFQFFPGREQYMDRGPSRCRTCAVVGNSNNLLGSSYGPQIDDHDFVMRMNEARTVGYEKDVGNRTTHHFMYPESAIDLENNTSLVLVPFKMRDFEWLISVVTDGSIKSTYRRVPARIKLNKKKVLFYNPAFLKYVQDQWTKTSRCPSTGMLVLLFAVHICDEVSVYGYGADRKGLWKHYWEKVEGSTHLYKHSGNTEYHILEMLHEAGKIKLSKGNILKTR from the exons atgcatttcctttttaGAAAGAATATTGTCAATTGTTTGCAATTGGCTGTTGTTATTTTGGCTTGTGGCTATTGGATAGtcacatgtttgtttttcactgcCAAAGAATGCCCtgttcagaaagaaaaacaacgtAATGAACACTGTGCTTGCAACCACTGCTTGTCACAACCAAACATCTCAGAGTGGTTTGATAGTCGTTTTAATAAAATGGTCCATCCCTTGTTATCCAAGAAAAATGTCAACCTTCCTGCTGACACTCTGAAGTTTTGGAAC AGTCTACAACCATACTATGTCCCTCCTCCATTCCAAGTGGTAATGAAGAAGGTGTTTCAGTTCTTCCCTGGAAGAGAACAGTACATGGACCGTGGCCCCTCTCGCTGCCGAACCTGTGCTGTCGTTGGGAACTCCAACAACCTCTTGGGCTCTTCTTATGGGCCTCAGATAGATGACCATGACTTTGTGATGAG GATGAATGAAGCAAGAACAGTTGGTTATGAAAAAGATGTTGGAAACAGGACAACGCATCACTTCATGTACCCTGAGAGCGCCATCGACCTGGAGAACAACACCAGTTTGGTGCTCGTACCGTTCAAAATGAGAGACTTTGAGTGGCTTATCAGTGTGGTAACTGATGGATCTATCAAGTC CACCTATCGTCGTGTACCTGCGAGGATTAAGTTGAACAAGAAAAAG GTCTTGTTTTACAATCCAGCTTTTCTGAAGTACGTTCAGGATCAGTGGACCAAAACTTCACGGTGCCCCTCAACAGGCATGCTTGTGCTCCTGTTTGCTGTCCACATCTGTGATGAA GTCAGTGTTTATGGATATGGTGCAGACAGAAAAGGACTGTGGAAACACTACTGGGAGAAAGTGGAAGGCTCCACGCACCTGTATAAACACAGCGGGAACACAGAATATCACATCTTAGAGATGCTCCATGAAGCTGGGAAAATCAAGCTTAGCAAAGGGAATATTCTGAAAACAAGGTGA
- the LOC135261130 gene encoding CMP-N-acetylneuraminate-beta-galactosamide-alpha-2,3-sialyltransferase 2-like isoform X3: protein MHFLFRKNIVNCLQLAVVILACGYWIVTCLFFTAKECPVQKEKQRNEHCACNHCLSQPNISEWFDSRFNKMVHPLLSKKNVNLPADTLKFWNSLQPYYVPPPFQVVMKKVFQFFPGREQYMDRGPSRCRTCAVVGNSNNLLGSSYGPQIDDHDFVMRMNEARTVGYEKDVGNRTTHHFMYPESAIDLENNTSLVLVPFKMRDFEWLISVVTDGSIKSTYRRVPARIKLNKKKVLFYNPAFLKYVQDQWTKTSRCPSTGMLVLLFAVHICDEVSQCLWIWCRQKRTVETLLGESGRLHAPV, encoded by the exons atgcatttcctttttaGAAAGAATATTGTCAATTGTTTGCAATTGGCTGTTGTTATTTTGGCTTGTGGCTATTGGATAGtcacatgtttgtttttcactgcCAAAGAATGCCCtgttcagaaagaaaaacaacgtAATGAACACTGTGCTTGCAACCACTGCTTGTCACAACCAAACATCTCAGAGTGGTTTGATAGTCGTTTTAATAAAATGGTCCATCCCTTGTTATCCAAGAAAAATGTCAACCTTCCTGCTGACACTCTGAAGTTTTGGAAC AGTCTACAACCATACTATGTCCCTCCTCCATTCCAAGTGGTAATGAAGAAGGTGTTTCAGTTCTTCCCTGGAAGAGAACAGTACATGGACCGTGGCCCCTCTCGCTGCCGAACCTGTGCTGTCGTTGGGAACTCCAACAACCTCTTGGGCTCTTCTTATGGGCCTCAGATAGATGACCATGACTTTGTGATGAG GATGAATGAAGCAAGAACAGTTGGTTATGAAAAAGATGTTGGAAACAGGACAACGCATCACTTCATGTACCCTGAGAGCGCCATCGACCTGGAGAACAACACCAGTTTGGTGCTCGTACCGTTCAAAATGAGAGACTTTGAGTGGCTTATCAGTGTGGTAACTGATGGATCTATCAAGTC CACCTATCGTCGTGTACCTGCGAGGATTAAGTTGAACAAGAAAAAG GTCTTGTTTTACAATCCAGCTTTTCTGAAGTACGTTCAGGATCAGTGGACCAAAACTTCACGGTGCCCCTCAACAGGCATGCTTGTGCTCCTGTTTGCTGTCCACATCTGTGATGAAGTGA GTCAGTGTTTATGGATATGGTGCAGACAGAAAAGGACTGTGGAAACACTACTGGGAGAAAGTGGAAGGCTCCACGCACCTGTATAA